From the genome of Anabaena sphaerica FACHB-251, one region includes:
- a CDS encoding four helix bundle protein: protein MAEGYGRRYRGEYVRFLNIAQGSVNELETHLILSKRVGLCSEKDIEVILNLLREESRMIISLIKRLENLNLFPVKSSLFPPLNLSV, encoded by the coding sequence ATAGCTGAAGGATATGGACGACGATATAGAGGAGAATATGTAAGATTTTTAAACATAGCGCAAGGGTCAGTTAATGAATTAGAAACTCACCTAATTTTATCTAAACGAGTAGGATTATGCTCAGAAAAAGACATTGAAGTAATTCTTAACTTATTACGAGAAGAAAGCAGAATGATTATTAGTCTTATCAAAAGACTAGAAAATTTAAATTTGTTCCCTGTTAAGAGTTCCCTGTTCCCTCCTCTCAACTTGTCAGTTTAG